Proteins co-encoded in one Puntigrus tetrazona isolate hp1 chromosome 20, ASM1883169v1, whole genome shotgun sequence genomic window:
- the LOC122324917 gene encoding uncharacterized protein LOC122324917, with protein MASAEDVGAKRQMFYEIECVIDDCDTEVGYKPLSDSDELDDSAEEEEPREEDVDSSEEWEPLRRSKLKRNSSSPSSSFPRRRGRPPKNALKPSPAAPAMAPKSTPAISLPRRRGRPPKDKSKAKLFSKPSLYPAIVPKPPPYATLIPNSSIKFGPHSASTFTLSSNFTPITLSNASSSSSSASSIKLNPSSAPILISNPASAFKLSPNSTAASHQAPIATLICTPTSTGLLLDANTNEIRPVKEEEPWDDNVEAVEEWPVTKKDSLKPPESPSAKRQRLSRRTPRSKTPPRTEKRPLKHCSKTSPSPPPELAPIATSDPVLISQPVFSAVDEQLTAVNSSDPNPAPARPRAHGGLDGDRDEISDSRREDQLWEEDLDSGNDWNPLVESPNRSKSPASAQSPRIGNPSTPTSSGPIDKLSISTPEPTSKATPTPTTYPAPEATPVTPPALPPPSPLPRKRGRPRKHALKPNFILKPTPDTPPATLPNSLPAPECTPVIISDPIDHIPASSLDPAPNPEPVSTFEAIPQPVLPEEKPKLAATPYSRRQTRCRSSSALDSPCRKADSKPDKWLDITNEDEEPVLPNFSPMRTPGPQLTTDATYTPLQLFQLFFTNSAVKTIVRNTNSNAEKRVKAGKKFLWAPLTVSEFYSYVALVVYMGLVKTKSIADYWARKRMYNFSYPQSIMSQARFQAISWNLQLCDPQEDEENNKKKGTTAYDRLLKIKPLYTDVLSACKKHFHPNREILVDERMVASKDRIRIKRYMNDKPTKWGYKLFVLADSSCGYTWNFFVYEGKTLMSSGKGAGYDSVMRLLDHKVLGEGYTLYMDSFYTSPTLVLDLLQNRILACGTLRHASSLPKVNDLSGRSELGSIRWCREGPLLFVKWMDAREVLMCSSIHKAFTGDTVARNAKGSDGVWRTRLIPVPSAVKDYSKNMGNVNLSDSLIEYYNILHKSTKWYKTFFFHFLDIAVVNGFILHQELAKAQNKVPLSHKVFRETLVSELARAGRSKNPSAAKDPSTSDTLVSTTNVAHVPSTPTETIDTPSDTESSPPASPAQTDRCYPEYFGSDATHGRRVCVMCKLQGNKVKTPIYCSHCKVALCFVSSRNCFKKWHMDYHLEDL; from the exons ATGGCATCGGCGGAGGATGTCGGCGCGAAGAggcaaatgttttatgaaatcgAGTGCGTCATAGACGATTGCGATACCGAGGTTGGATACAAACCCCTGTCAGACAGCGACGAGCTCGACGACTCGGCGGAGGAGGAGGAACCGCGGGAAGAAGA TGTTGACTCTTCTGAAGAATGGGAGCCTCTCAGGCGCTCCAAGCTAAAGAGGAACTCATCCTCGCCTTCGTCGTCCTTCCCGCGCCGGAGAGGACGGCCACCGAAAAATGCTCTGAAACCCTCTCCAGCAGCACCAGCGATGGCGCCGAAAAGCACCCCGGCCATCTCCTTACCTCGGCGGAGAGGCAGACCACCGAAAGACAAGTCTAAAGCCAAACTCTTCTCCAAACCCAGCCTGTATCCCGCGATAGTGCCTAAACCCCCGCCTTACGCCACGCTGATCCCCAATTCCTCCATTAAATTCGGCCCTCATTCCGCATCCACCTTCACGCTAAGCTCTAATTTCACTCCTATAACGCTTAGCAATGcctcgtcctcctcctcgtcGGCCTCCTCCATTAAACTGAACCCTAGTTCGGCACCCATACTCATCTCTAATCCCGCTTCCGCTTTTAAACTCAGCCCCAATTCCACGGCGGCCTCCCATCAAGCGCCGATAGCCACGCTCATCTGTACCCCGACGTCAACGGGGCTTCTGTTGGACGCCAACACCAACGAGATCAGGCCGGTGAAGGAAGAGGAGCCATGGGATGACAA TGTGGAAGCTGTTGAAGAATGGCCTGTTACAAAGAAAGACAGCCTAAAGCCTCCAGAATCACCAAGTGCAAAAAGGCAGCGGCTTTCACGCAGGACTCCTCGATCCAAAACACCTCCACGGACAGAAAAAAGACCCTTGAAGCACTGCTCCAAAACTAGCCCTAGTCCTCCGCCTGAACTTGCCCCCATAGCCACTTCTGATCCTGTGCTCATCTCTCAGCCCGTTTTCTCAGCCGTCGATGAACAGTTGACCGCCGTAAACAGCTCCGATCCAAATCCCGCACCCGCCAGGCCTCGGGCCCACGGCGGCCTCGATGGAGACCGCGACGAGATCAGTGATTCTAGGAGGGAAGACCAACTGTGGGAAGAAGA TCTCGATTCTGGCAACGATTGGAACCCTCTCGTGGAAAGTCCAAATCGTTCAAAATCTCCTGCATCAGCTCAGTCTCCAAGAATAGGCAACCCCTCTACGCCCACATCATCAGGACCAATAGACAAACTCTCTATATCCACGCCTGAACCTACTTCTAAAGCCACGCCCACACCCACCACTTATCCCGCCCCTGAAGCCACGCCCGTGACCCCTCCAGCACTTCCTCCACCATCCCCATTACCACGAAAGAGAGGCCGGCCTCGAAAGCATGCTTTAAAACCCAACTTCATACTTAAACCGACCCCAGATACTCCTCCTGCAACCCTCCCAAATTCATTACCAGCTCCCGAATGCACTCCCGTAATCATTTCCGATCCCATTGATCACATTCCGGCATCAAGTTTGGATCCCGCTCCCAATCCCGAGCCTGTTTCCACATTTGAAGCCATTCCGCAACCCGTTTTGCCCGAAGAGAAACCAAAGCTGGCCGCAACTCCTTATTCACGAAGACAAACCAGATGCAGGTCATCTTCTGCCTTGGATTCACCTTGTAGGAAAGCTGACAGCAAGCCAGATAAGTGGCTTGACATCACCAATGAGGACGAGGAGCCGGTACTACCGAATTTCTCTCCCATGCGAACTCCAGGTCCGCAGCTCACGACGGACGCAACTTACACACCCTTACAATTGTTTCAGCTCTTTTTCACCAACTCTGCAGTCAAGACAATTGTCCGAAACACCAACAGCAATGCAGAGAAGAGAGTGAAAGCTGGAAAGAAGTTTCTCTGGGCACCTCTAACCGTATCGGAGTTCTACTCGTATGTGGCGTTAGTTGTCTACATGGGACTAGTTAAGACGAAGTCGATTGCAGACTACTGGGCGAGAAAGCGAATGTACAATTTCTCGTATCCGCAATCCATCATGTCCCAAGCAAGATTTCAAGCCATCTCCTGGAATCTTCAGCTCTGTGATCCTCAAGAGGATGAGGAGAACAATAAGAAGAAAGGCACTACGGCTTATGACCGGCTACTCAAAATCAAGCCTCTGTATACAGATGTTCTTTCGGCGTGTAAGAAACACTTTCATCCCAACAGAGAGATTCTGGTAGACGAGAGAATGGTTGCATCCAAAGATAGAATTAGAATCAAGAGATATATGAATGACAAACCAACTAAATGGGGCTACAAGCTCTTTGTTCTTGCCGATTCATCCTGCGGGTACACCTGGAATTTCTTTGTGTACGAAGGAAAGACTTTGATGTCATCTGGGAAAGGCGCCGGGTACGATTCGGTAATGAGACTCCTGGATCACAAGGTCCTCGGCGAGGGCTATACGTTATACATGGACAGTTTCTACACCAGCCCGACTCTTGTCTTGGATTTGTTGCAGAACCGAATCCTCGCCTGTGGCACGTTGCGTCACGCCTCCAGTTTACCGAAGGTCAACGATCTGAGCGGAAGATCAGAATTAGGATCCATCCGTTGGTGTCGGGAAGGCCCTCTTCTGTTCGTCAAATGGATGGATGCAAGAGAAGTCCTCATGTGTTCCTCGATTCACAAGGCGTTTACCGGAGATACGGTTGCCAGGAACGCTAAGGGTTCCGATGGGGTTTGGAGAACACGTCTGATTCCAGTTCCGTCCGCCGTAAAGGACTACAGCAAAAACATGGGAAACGTCAACCTCTCGGATTCCCTCATAGAGTATTATAACATCCttcacaaaagcacaaaatggtacaaaactttcttctttcatttccTTGACATCGCAGTGGTCAACGGTTTCATCCTTCACCAAGAATTGGCCAAAGCTCAGAACAAGGTTCCTCTCAGCCATAAAGTCTTTAGGGAAACTCTTGTTTCTGAACTTGCACGTGCCGGCCGAAGTAAGAATCCCTCTGCTGCCAAAGATCCCTCAACATCCGACACGCTGGTCTCCACTACAAATGTGGCACACGTGCCTTCGACCCCTACTGAAACTATTGACACTCCGTCCGACACGGAGTCGTCTCCCCCAGCCTCGCCTGCCCAGACGGACCGATGCTATCCGGAGTACTTCGGTTCAGATGCTACGCATGGGAGGCGAGTTTGTGTGATGTGCAAACTGCAAGGAAACAAAGTCAAGACTCCTATATACTGCTCCCACTGCAAGGTGGCGCTGTGCTTCGTGTCGTCTCGTAACTGCTTCAAGAAATGGCACATGGATTATCACCTGGAAGATTTGTAG
- the atp6v1d gene encoding V-type proton ATPase subunit D, with product MSGKDRIDIFPSRMAQTIMKARLKGAQTGRSLLKKKADALSMRFRQILRKIIETKTLMGEVMREAAFSLAEAKFAAGDFSTTVIQNVNKAQVKVRAKKDNVAGVTLPVFEHYHEGGDSYELTGLARGGEQLSRLKRNYAKAVELLVELASLQTSFVTLDEAIKITNRRVNAIEHVIIPRIERTLTYIITELDEREREEFYRLKKIQEKKKQLRERTEKEIAQRLAALGPIAEPMNMLNEEADEDLLFE from the exons ATGTCCGGAAAAGATCGGATCGACATTTTTCCCTCTAGAAT GGCTCAGACCATTATGAAAGCTCGACTGAAAGGAGCTCAAACTGGCCGGAGTTTGCTGAAGAAGAAAGCTGATGCCCTGTCCATGCGATTTCGGCAAATCCTTCGAAAAATCATTGAG ACTAAGACGCTGATGGGAGAAGTGATGAGAGAAGCTGCCTTTTCATTAGCCGAGGCCAAGTTCGCAGCCGGTGACTTCAG CACCACGGTCATCCAGAACGTGAACAAGGCCCAGGTCAAGGTCAGAGCGAAAAAGGACAACGTTGCAG GAGTCACTCTCCCGGTGTTCGAGCATTATCACGAGGGAGGAGACA GTTACGAGCTCACCGGTCTGGCCCGAGGTGGAGAGCAGCTGTCTCGGCTCAAGAGGAACTACGCCAAAGCGGTGGAGCTCCTTGTAGAGCTGGCCTCGCTGCAG ACCTCTTTTGTGACGCTGGACGAGGCCATCAAGATCACAAACCGGCGCGTGAACGCCATCGAGCACG TGATCATTCCCAGGATCGAGCGCACGCTCACGTACATCATCACTGAGCTGGATGAACGAGAGCGAGAGGAGTTCTACAG GCTCAAGAAGATCcaggagaagaagaagcagcTCCGAGAGAGGACAGAGAAGGAGATCGCCCAGCGTTTGGCGGCACTGGGTCCTATCGCAGAGCCCATGAACATGCTGAACGAAGAGGCCGACGAGGACCTGCTGTTTGAATGA